The following nucleotide sequence is from Erythrobacter aurantius.
GACAGAGGCCACCAGCAAGGTGCGCTCCTGCCAATCGGGTGGCGGTGCAGACGGGCGCATCTGGATTGCGTTGACGACGAATGGATCTGCCGCAGCCTTTCGCCGGGTCACGCGGACTTCGCTCACGATGATATCCTGCATCGTCAGCATGTCGCGCAGTGTCGTTTCATAGGATGCTAGCCGGCGTTCGTCGGCACCGACGGGAGAGACCTCGCTCGTCTCCACCCCCAATCGCAAGCGCCGGGCAAGCGTGGGTTCTCCATCATCCCCGATGCGCTGCGCCCTTTCCGCTCTTCTTGCGGCACGACGCAGCGCATTGTCCTGCCTTCGGCGGTCGCCCAATCGCGAATTCAGGCGTTCGGCCCGGTTCTGTTCGGCAATGATCCTGAAGGCGATGGAACTGACGATGGCGGTTTCGCGCCGGTTTTCGGATGCCTGGAACAACAGCACGGCGGAAATTGCCTGCGCGACAAGCAGCCCGATGGTGAGCACCAGCATGACCTGACCGAGCAGGCTGGAAGGGATCAACCGCTTCATCTCGCGCTGTCGGGCGATGGGGCGATCCGCTTTACCTGTGCGGCAAAGCGATACCCGCCTCCGCGCACGGTGAGGATCAGTTGCGGATCGCGGCTGTCGGCTTCGATCTTGCGCCGCAGGCGACTGATCTGGTTGTCGACGGCGCGATCGAACAGATGGGCCGCGCGTCCTTGCACCAGATCGAGCAGCAGGTCGCGGTCCAGCACCTTGCGCGGGCTATCGAGGAAGGCGCGCAAGAGACGGAATTCTGCGGTGGAGATCGGGACGGTTACGCCTTCGGGATCGGTCAGTTTGCGCTTCAGCGGATCAAGCATCCAGCCTTCGAACGCATAGTGCCAATCCTCCATCTCCTGCTGCGGCGACGTCCCGCGACCGACCCGGCGAAGGACGGTGCGGATGCGGGCGACAAGCTCGCGCGGCTCGAACGGTTTGACGACATAGTCATCCGCGCCCAGTTCCAGCCCGACGATCCTGTCGGTCGCCTCGCCGCGTGCGGTGAGGAAGATGACCGGCAACTGCCGCGTTTCGACCAGATGGCGGCACAGCGAAAGACC
It contains:
- a CDS encoding response regulator translates to MDDDAPIRILLVDDEPTLREPLAEYLTAQGFGVTEAASAAAARSVLTEIRPDIVLLDIMMPGEDGLSLCRHLVETRQLPVIFLTARGEATDRIVGLELGADDYVVKPFEPRELVARIRTVLRRVGRGTSPQQEMEDWHYAFEGWMLDPLKRKLTDPEGVTVPISTAEFRLLRAFLDSPRKVLDRDLLLDLVQGRAAHLFDRAVDNQISRLRRKIEADSRDPQLILTVRGGGYRFAAQVKRIAPSPDSAR